Proteins from a single region of Bombus vancouverensis nearcticus chromosome 5, iyBomVanc1_principal, whole genome shotgun sequence:
- the LOC117158988 gene encoding kinesin-like protein KIF13A isoform X1, with protein MATDKIKVAVRVRPFNRRELELGTQCVVEMSGQQTILQHPTTMDKIERSKPKTFAFDHCFYSLDPAVENFANQDVVFDALGRDILDNAFQGYNACIFAYGQTGSGKSYTMMGSGENKGIIPRLCDNLFDMIAKQQSSELTYKVEVSYMEIYNEKVHDLLDPKPNKQSLKVREHNVLGPYVDGLSQLAVTSFQDIDNLMAEGNKSRTVAATNMNSESSRSHAVFSVILTQTLTDSKSGVSGEKVSRMSLVDLAGSERAVKTGAVGDRLKEGSNINKSLTTLGLVISKLADQNSGSNKNKDKFVPYRDSVLTWLLKDNLGGNSKTVMVATISPAADNYEETLSTLRYADRAKRIVNHAVVNEDPNARIIRELRQEVEALKEMLLHATGQGSIVGQQRTDITEKLSESERLMKEMSQTWEEKLVKTERLQHERQQALEKMGISVQASGIQVEKNKYYLVNLNDDPSLNELLVYYLKERTLVGGRSAKTDQDIQLHGLGILPEHCVITIEETGLYMTPLNGARCFVNGTQVVEKTPLLHGDRIVWGNHHFFRVNCPRSATAINSEPQTPAQNIDYTFAREELMLNELSNDPIQRAIARLEKQHEEDKQVALEKQRQEYERQFQQLRNILSPSTPYSPYVPYDPLRGSQSSKLPACTPTTQMRVEKWAQERDEMFKRSLGQLKADILKANALVQEANFLAEEMGKQTKFSVTLQIPPNNLSPNRKSVFFQRGAFVSEPAILVKRTNMGSQVWSMEKLENKLVDMRDMYEDRKDPNNCQRLPAIKDEVPGKTQDPFYESQENHNLIGVANIFLEVLFHDVRLDYHTPIISQQGEVAGRLQVEISRISGHFPQDRICEAASESSNDSTSSEPEDYSGSSFITCRVTIKQATGLPLSLSHFVFCQYMFCGHPDPIVVPAIDNSEQLTSNCQIGQRDSLVFKFNHTKDFTVPITEEFIEHCSEGALSIEVWGHRSAGFSRSKPGWEVEQQLAKARSLADRWSELTRKIELWVEIQELNEQGEYSPVDVVVKQDTWTGGIYQLRQGQQRRIQVRVKPVQNSGTLPIICQSILNIAVGSVSVRNRLQIPLDSYQDEDLSILREKWSEALMRRRQYLDQQIQKLINKQDKTEQDIEREQSLVDQWVSLTEERNAVLVPAAGSGIPGAPADWNPPPGMEPHIPVLFLDLNADDLSTHQSGEEVSVTGLNSILPKEHGNKFYNLPIIRRIEKDVCAIAAWDSSIHDNIHLNKVTDANERVFLILKTTVRLSHPAPMDLVLRKRLALNIYKRQSITDRIFKRIVRTDCLTQTGVTYEVVSNIPKASEELEDRESLAQIAASGEDNSLCDGETYIEKYTRGVSAVESILTLDRLRQSVAVKELLQAQGQPLMRKTASVPNFSQVLLPLRRLGRTIMRSDTSMDSLNVTRSESVTDLNTELNGLLHSRRASTGHTRNDENFVSAPAKPFGIARPTFLNLNLNLNSLTRLQQSTSAKSSPNMVGGKLGLRMTTLHEETSNTGNQLSTPVHDEDEEKSDADYSEYDSYQAPAKPVKPLTSSRTLDSLVELQSTKINTPSMSSSGYGSQAVSTTNLTSEDSISVKSISVDETPDLEYRNLLDYKKPERMDSSLVEETPEEYMGEVTNALGNLNVMENTCGEEHTRKNLDETGAYMDADIDSPVSSTKSDGDANTNVSRTSSTHRQKKDIPSQGLSNRRKSDMEISQASNSGEDSPLEGSSVVHTKLPPGKVVRRRKASTSTGRPTSSQHRASFPMVRPQVSESKAAARLEQSMQPNIPYENGDNSSSERIDDDVSDKSSAFGSRHDLSRVETPLPDWVIVGESVLVRPYSYSGVIAYVGPTEFASGTWIGVELDAPTGKNDGAVNGHRYFTCRPKCGIFVKVDKLIQDKRGRALRNYVSVPQPAPMRRSVSRGEGLHSLHRSRSRGEGLSTTGTRSSPRGK; from the exons GGTCCGGGAAATCGTATACGATGATGGGAAGCGGCGAGAACAAAGGTATCATACCACGGCTGTGCGACAACCTCTTCGACATGATCGCGAAGCAACAGAGCTCGGAGCTTACTTACAAAGTCGAGGTTTCCTATATGGAGATCTACAACGAGAAGGTGCACGATCTGCTCGATCCAAAGCCGAACAAACAGTCGCTGAAAGTCAGGGAACACAATGTCCTGGGCCCGTACGTGGATGGACTTAGTCAGCTCGCCGTCACATCCTTTCAG GACATCGACAATCTGATGGCGGAGGGGAACAAGTCGAGGACGGTAGCTGCAACGAACATGAATTCCGAGAGTTCACGGTCGCACGCTGTATTCTCCGTGATCCTGACGCAAACGTTGACGGACTCGAAGAGCGGCGTCAGCGGTGAAAAGGTCTCGCGGATGAGCCTGGTGGACTTGGCAGGGAGCGAAAGGGCTGTGAAGACTGGAGCAGTGGGCGATAGGCTTAAAGAAGGAAGCAATATAAACAA ATCCCTAACGACGTTGGGTCTAGTCATTTCGAAGCTGGCGGATCAAAATTCCGGAAGTAATAAGAATAAGGACAAGTTCGTGCCGTACAGGGACTCGGTTCTGACGTGGCTGTTGAAG GATAACCTTGGCGGGAACAGTAAGACCGTAATGGTAGCCACTATATCTCCTGCCGCGGATAATTACGAGGAAACGCTTTCAACCCTGCGATACGCGGACAGAGCCAAGAGAATCGTTAATCACGCGGTGGTCAACGAGGATCCAAATGCAAGAATCATTCGGGAATTAAGGCAGGAAGTGGAGGCGTTGAAAGAGATGCTATTACATGCAACT GGACAAGGGTCGATAGTGGGCCAGCAACGCACAGACATAACGGAGAAGCTGTCGGAATCGGAACGATTAATGAAGGAAATGTCGCAAACGTGGGAGGAAAAACTGGTGAAAACCGAGAGGCTGCAACACGAAAGGCAGCAGGCCTTAGAAAAAATGGGAATCAGTGTTCAAGCCTCTGGTATCCAAGTGGAAAAGAACAAGTATTATCTCGTAAATCTAAACGACGACCCTAGCTTGAACGAGTTGCTAGTTTATTATCTGAAG GAAAGGACTCTGGTTGGAGGACGTTCGGCAAAGACAGACCAAGACATTCAGCTGCACGGGCTTGGTATTCTGCCTGAACACTGTGTCATCACGATAGAGGAAACTGGCCTCTATATGACACCATTAAACGGTGCTAGGTGTTTCGTGAACGGCACTCAGGTAGTAGAGAAAACACCGTTGTTACACGGTGACAGGATCGTCTGGGGAAATCATCATTTCTTCCGGGTGAATTGTCCCAGAAGTGCAACAG CGATCAACAGTGAGCCTCAGACGCCGGCACAGAATATTGATTACACTTTTGCACGAGAAGAACTGATGCTTAACGAGTTGTCGAACGACCCTATTCAAAGAGCTATCGCTAGACTCGAGAAGCAGCACGAAGAAGATAAACAG GTCGCGTTAGAGAAACAGAGGCAAGAGTACGAAAGGCAGTTTCAGCAACTTCGCAACATTTTGTCTCCATCGACACCATACTCCCCTTACGTACCATACGATCCCCTGCGGGGCAGTCAAAGCAGTAAACTTCCTGCTTGCACGCCAACTACGCAAATGCGAGTAGAGAAGTGGGCCCAGGAAAGAGACGAGATGTTCAAAAGGAGTTTAGGCCAATTGAAAGCGGACATCTTAAAGGCGAACGCATTGGTGCAGGAGGCAAACTTCTTGGCGGAAGAGATGGGGAAGCAAACGAAATTTAGCGTCACTTTACAGATTCCGCCAAACAATTTAAGTCCAAATAGAAAG AGTGTATTTTTTCAGCGGGGCGCCTTCGTCAGCGAGCCTGCGATTCTAGTGAAAAGGACAAACATGGGCAGCCAGGTGTGGTCcatggaaaaattagaaaacaaATTAGTCGATATGCGGGATATGTACGAGGACAGAAAGGATCCCAACAATTGTCAACGATTACCTGCCATTAAG GATGAAGTGCCCGGGAAGACTCAAGACCCGTTCTACGAGTCCCAGGAGAATCACAATCTCATTGGAGTAGCGAATATTTTCTTAGAGGTTCTGTTTCACGACGTTCGGTTAGATTATCACACGCCAATTATCAGCCAACAAGGAGAAGTCGCTGGACGACTGCAGGTCGAAATTAGTCGCATATCTGGTCACTTTCCTCAGGACCGTATCTGCGAGGCAGCGTCAGAATCGTCGAATGACTCGACCTCGTCAGAACCTGAGGATTATTCCGGATCGAGCTTCATCACTTGTCGCGTGACCATCAAACAAGCAACTGGTTTGCCTCTGTCACTGAGCCATTTTGTATTTTGTCAATATATGTTCTGCGGACATCCAGACCCCATAGTGGTCCCAGCTATCGACAATTCCGAACAATTAACTTCGAATTGCCAGATAGGGCAGAGAGACTCTCTGGTGTTCAAGTTTAATCACACGAAAGATTTTACCGTGCCCATAACGGAGGAGTTTATCGAACACTGTAGCG AAGGGGCCTTAAGCATAGAAGTTTGGGGACACCGAAGTGCCGGATTTTCGCGAAGTAAACCAGGTTGGGAAGTGGAGCAGCAGCTTGCTAAAGCTAGATCTCTGGCTGATCGATGGTCAGAGTTAACGCGGAAGATCGAATTGTGGGTCGAAATTCAGGAACTAAATGAGCAAGGGGAATATTCACCGGTGGATGTGGTTGTGAAACAAGATACATGGACAG GAGGTATTTATCAGTTACGTCAAGGACAGCAACGACGAATACAAGTTCGTGTGAAACCAGTACAAAATTCAGGAACATTGCCCATAATTTGTCAGTCGATATTAAATATAGCAGTTGGTAGCGTGTCTGTAAGGAATCGTCTTCAGATTCCATTGGATAGTTATCAGGACGAAGACTTAAGTATACTAAGGGAAAAGTGGAGCGAAGCTTTAATGAGAAGGAGACAATACTTGGATCAACAGATACAGAAACTCATTAACAAACAAG ATAAAACTGAACAAGATATTGAACGAGAACAAAGCCTCGTGGATCAGTGGGTCAGTCTCACAGAAGAAAGAAACGCAGTGTTAGTCCCTGCAGCAGGCTCAGGTATTCCTGGTGCACCTGCTGACTGGAACCCCCCTCCAGGAATGGAACCACATATACCTGTTCTCTTCCTTGATCTCAATG CCGATGATCTTTCAACACATCAGTCGGGAGAAGAAGTCTCCGTAACCGGATTAAATTCCATCTTACCAAAGGAACATGGCAATAAATTCTACAATTTACCCATAATTCGTCGCATAGAGAAAGATGTGTGCGCTATCGCTGCTTGGGATTCCAGTATACACGACAATATACATCTGAACAAAGTCACAGATG CAAACGAGCgggtttttttaattttgaaaacAACGGTGCGCCTCTCACACCCGGCGCCAATGGACCTTGTGCTGCGTAAACGATTAGCCTTGAACATCTACAAACGGCAAAGTATCACAGACAGAATCTTCAAGAGAATCGTTCGTACCGACTGCTTAACTCAAACTGGAGTCACTTACGAAGTCGTGTCTAATATACCAAAGGCTAGCGAAGAATTGGAAGATCGCGAGAGTTTGGCACAAATAGCTGCAAGTGGCGAAGACAACAGCTTATGTGATGGCGAGACTTACATCG AAAAATATACACGCGGTGTTTCTGCGGTGGAAAGTATCTTAACTTTAGACCGATTACGACAAAGCGTCGCGGTAAAAGAATTACTGCAAGCACAGGGTCAACCACTTATGCGCAAGACAGCAAGCGTACCCAACTTCTCGCAGGTACTACTGCCTCTCCGCCGTCTCGGACGCACT ATCATGAGATCCGATACCTCGATGGACTCTTTGAACGTTACGCGTTCTGAAAGCGTGACTGATCTCAACACAGAGTTGAACGGGCTGCTTCATTCGCGACGTGCATCCACGGGTCACACCAGAAACGATGAGAACTTCGTTTCTGCGCCGGCTAAACCATTCGGAATCG CGAGACCAACCTTCCTGAATTTGAACCTGAATCTCAACTCATTGACACGTCTGCAACAATCCACCTCTGCCAAGT CATCTCCGAATATGGTCGGTGGCAAATTGGGTCTACGAATGACCACTCTGCACGAGGAAACATCGAACACTGGCAACCAGTTGTCGACGCCCGTACACGACGAGGACGAAGAGAAGAGCGACGCTGATTACTCGGAATACGACTCGTACCAG GCACCGGCGAAACCAGTAAAACCGCTAACTTCTTCACGCACACTGGATTCTCTTGTCGAACTTCAATCGACGAAGATCAACACGCCAAGCATGAGCAGCAGCGGCTACGGTTCACAAGCGGTGTCTACGACCAATCTCACGTCCGAGGACTCCATCTCCGTTAAATCTATCAGCGTGGACGAGACACCAGACCTGGAATACAGAAATCTGTTGGATTATAAGAAACCAGAGAGAATGGACAGCTCACTGGTGGAGGAAACGCCGGAGGAATATATGGGTGAAGTGACTAACGCGTTGGGCAACTTAAACGTGATGGAGAACACTTGCGGCGAGG AACATACTAGAAAGAACTTAGACGAGACAGGTGCCTACATGGACGCAGACATCGACAGTCCGGTTTCTTCGACGAAAAGCGATGGCGATGCAAATACCAATGTGTCGCGTACAAGTTCTACTCATCGTCAGAAGAAGGATATACCAAGTCAGGGTTTGAGCAACAGAAGGAAAAGCGACATGGAGATTAGTCAGGCATCGAATTCTGGAGAAGACAGCCCTCTGGAGGGTAGCTCGGTTGTACACACGAAGCTACCACCAGGAAAG GTCGTACGTCGAAGGAAAGCTTCTACTAGCACAGGAAGGCCTACGAGTTCTCAGCACAGGGCTTCATTCCCCATGGTCCGTCCACAAGTTTCAGAGAGCAAAGCAGCAGCACGACTCGAACAATCAATGCAACCTAACATTCCCTATGAGAACGGCGACAACAGCTCCTCTGAACGAATCGATG acGACGTGAGCGACAAGAGTTCAGCTTTTGGATCGAGACACGACTTAAGTAGAGTCGAAACTCCGCTCCCGGATTGGGTTATAGTTGGTGAATCGGTGCTGGTTCGCCCATACAGCTATTCTGGTGTCATAGCGTACGTTGGCCCAACAGAGTTTGCATCCGGGACATGGATAGGAGTTGAACTCGATGCCCCGACAG GTAAAAACGATGGTGCTGTGAATGGCCATAGGTACTTCACGTGTCGACCGAAATGCGGTATCTTCGTTAAAGTGGACAAACTAATTCAGGACAAACGTGGCCGAGCACTTAGAAACTATGTCTCTGTCCCTCAACCTGCACCGATGCGTCGAAGCGTCAGCAGAG GTGAGGGTTTACATTCCTTGCACCGAAGTCGAAGCCGAGGGGAGGGCCTTTCAACGACAGGCACGCGATCTTCTCCACGGGGCAAGTAA
- the LOC117158988 gene encoding kinesin-like protein KIF13A isoform X2, translating into MATDKIKVAVRVRPFNRRELELGTQCVVEMSGQQTILQHPTTMDKIERSKPKTFAFDHCFYSLDPAVENFANQDVVFDALGRDILDNAFQGYNACIFAYGQTGSGKSYTMMGSGENKGIIPRLCDNLFDMIAKQQSSELTYKVEVSYMEIYNEKVHDLLDPKPNKQSLKVREHNVLGPYVDGLSQLAVTSFQDIDNLMAEGNKSRTVAATNMNSESSRSHAVFSVILTQTLTDSKSGVSGEKVSRMSLVDLAGSERAVKTGAVGDRLKEGSNINKSLTTLGLVISKLADQNSGSNKNKDKFVPYRDSVLTWLLKDNLGGNSKTVMVATISPAADNYEETLSTLRYADRAKRIVNHAVVNEDPNARIIRELRQEVEALKEMLLHATGQGSIVGQQRTDITEKLSESERLMKEMSQTWEEKLVKTERLQHERQQALEKMGISVQASGIQVEKNKYYLVNLNDDPSLNELLVYYLKERTLVGGRSAKTDQDIQLHGLGILPEHCVITIEETGLYMTPLNGARCFVNGTQVVEKTPLLHGDRIVWGNHHFFRVNCPRSATAINSEPQTPAQNIDYTFAREELMLNELSNDPIQRAIARLEKQHEEDKQVALEKQRQEYERQFQQLRNILSPSTPYSPYVPYDPLRGSQSSKLPACTPTTQMRVEKWAQERDEMFKRSLGQLKADILKANALVQEANFLAEEMGKQTKFSVTLQIPPNNLSPNRKRGAFVSEPAILVKRTNMGSQVWSMEKLENKLVDMRDMYEDRKDPNNCQRLPAIKDEVPGKTQDPFYESQENHNLIGVANIFLEVLFHDVRLDYHTPIISQQGEVAGRLQVEISRISGHFPQDRICEAASESSNDSTSSEPEDYSGSSFITCRVTIKQATGLPLSLSHFVFCQYMFCGHPDPIVVPAIDNSEQLTSNCQIGQRDSLVFKFNHTKDFTVPITEEFIEHCSEGALSIEVWGHRSAGFSRSKPGWEVEQQLAKARSLADRWSELTRKIELWVEIQELNEQGEYSPVDVVVKQDTWTGGIYQLRQGQQRRIQVRVKPVQNSGTLPIICQSILNIAVGSVSVRNRLQIPLDSYQDEDLSILREKWSEALMRRRQYLDQQIQKLINKQDKTEQDIEREQSLVDQWVSLTEERNAVLVPAAGSGIPGAPADWNPPPGMEPHIPVLFLDLNADDLSTHQSGEEVSVTGLNSILPKEHGNKFYNLPIIRRIEKDVCAIAAWDSSIHDNIHLNKVTDANERVFLILKTTVRLSHPAPMDLVLRKRLALNIYKRQSITDRIFKRIVRTDCLTQTGVTYEVVSNIPKASEELEDRESLAQIAASGEDNSLCDGETYIEKYTRGVSAVESILTLDRLRQSVAVKELLQAQGQPLMRKTASVPNFSQVLLPLRRLGRTIMRSDTSMDSLNVTRSESVTDLNTELNGLLHSRRASTGHTRNDENFVSAPAKPFGIARPTFLNLNLNLNSLTRLQQSTSAKSSPNMVGGKLGLRMTTLHEETSNTGNQLSTPVHDEDEEKSDADYSEYDSYQAPAKPVKPLTSSRTLDSLVELQSTKINTPSMSSSGYGSQAVSTTNLTSEDSISVKSISVDETPDLEYRNLLDYKKPERMDSSLVEETPEEYMGEVTNALGNLNVMENTCGEEHTRKNLDETGAYMDADIDSPVSSTKSDGDANTNVSRTSSTHRQKKDIPSQGLSNRRKSDMEISQASNSGEDSPLEGSSVVHTKLPPGKVVRRRKASTSTGRPTSSQHRASFPMVRPQVSESKAAARLEQSMQPNIPYENGDNSSSERIDDDVSDKSSAFGSRHDLSRVETPLPDWVIVGESVLVRPYSYSGVIAYVGPTEFASGTWIGVELDAPTGKNDGAVNGHRYFTCRPKCGIFVKVDKLIQDKRGRALRNYVSVPQPAPMRRSVSRGEGLHSLHRSRSRGEGLSTTGTRSSPRGK; encoded by the exons GGTCCGGGAAATCGTATACGATGATGGGAAGCGGCGAGAACAAAGGTATCATACCACGGCTGTGCGACAACCTCTTCGACATGATCGCGAAGCAACAGAGCTCGGAGCTTACTTACAAAGTCGAGGTTTCCTATATGGAGATCTACAACGAGAAGGTGCACGATCTGCTCGATCCAAAGCCGAACAAACAGTCGCTGAAAGTCAGGGAACACAATGTCCTGGGCCCGTACGTGGATGGACTTAGTCAGCTCGCCGTCACATCCTTTCAG GACATCGACAATCTGATGGCGGAGGGGAACAAGTCGAGGACGGTAGCTGCAACGAACATGAATTCCGAGAGTTCACGGTCGCACGCTGTATTCTCCGTGATCCTGACGCAAACGTTGACGGACTCGAAGAGCGGCGTCAGCGGTGAAAAGGTCTCGCGGATGAGCCTGGTGGACTTGGCAGGGAGCGAAAGGGCTGTGAAGACTGGAGCAGTGGGCGATAGGCTTAAAGAAGGAAGCAATATAAACAA ATCCCTAACGACGTTGGGTCTAGTCATTTCGAAGCTGGCGGATCAAAATTCCGGAAGTAATAAGAATAAGGACAAGTTCGTGCCGTACAGGGACTCGGTTCTGACGTGGCTGTTGAAG GATAACCTTGGCGGGAACAGTAAGACCGTAATGGTAGCCACTATATCTCCTGCCGCGGATAATTACGAGGAAACGCTTTCAACCCTGCGATACGCGGACAGAGCCAAGAGAATCGTTAATCACGCGGTGGTCAACGAGGATCCAAATGCAAGAATCATTCGGGAATTAAGGCAGGAAGTGGAGGCGTTGAAAGAGATGCTATTACATGCAACT GGACAAGGGTCGATAGTGGGCCAGCAACGCACAGACATAACGGAGAAGCTGTCGGAATCGGAACGATTAATGAAGGAAATGTCGCAAACGTGGGAGGAAAAACTGGTGAAAACCGAGAGGCTGCAACACGAAAGGCAGCAGGCCTTAGAAAAAATGGGAATCAGTGTTCAAGCCTCTGGTATCCAAGTGGAAAAGAACAAGTATTATCTCGTAAATCTAAACGACGACCCTAGCTTGAACGAGTTGCTAGTTTATTATCTGAAG GAAAGGACTCTGGTTGGAGGACGTTCGGCAAAGACAGACCAAGACATTCAGCTGCACGGGCTTGGTATTCTGCCTGAACACTGTGTCATCACGATAGAGGAAACTGGCCTCTATATGACACCATTAAACGGTGCTAGGTGTTTCGTGAACGGCACTCAGGTAGTAGAGAAAACACCGTTGTTACACGGTGACAGGATCGTCTGGGGAAATCATCATTTCTTCCGGGTGAATTGTCCCAGAAGTGCAACAG CGATCAACAGTGAGCCTCAGACGCCGGCACAGAATATTGATTACACTTTTGCACGAGAAGAACTGATGCTTAACGAGTTGTCGAACGACCCTATTCAAAGAGCTATCGCTAGACTCGAGAAGCAGCACGAAGAAGATAAACAG GTCGCGTTAGAGAAACAGAGGCAAGAGTACGAAAGGCAGTTTCAGCAACTTCGCAACATTTTGTCTCCATCGACACCATACTCCCCTTACGTACCATACGATCCCCTGCGGGGCAGTCAAAGCAGTAAACTTCCTGCTTGCACGCCAACTACGCAAATGCGAGTAGAGAAGTGGGCCCAGGAAAGAGACGAGATGTTCAAAAGGAGTTTAGGCCAATTGAAAGCGGACATCTTAAAGGCGAACGCATTGGTGCAGGAGGCAAACTTCTTGGCGGAAGAGATGGGGAAGCAAACGAAATTTAGCGTCACTTTACAGATTCCGCCAAACAATTTAAGTCCAAATAGAAAG CGGGGCGCCTTCGTCAGCGAGCCTGCGATTCTAGTGAAAAGGACAAACATGGGCAGCCAGGTGTGGTCcatggaaaaattagaaaacaaATTAGTCGATATGCGGGATATGTACGAGGACAGAAAGGATCCCAACAATTGTCAACGATTACCTGCCATTAAG GATGAAGTGCCCGGGAAGACTCAAGACCCGTTCTACGAGTCCCAGGAGAATCACAATCTCATTGGAGTAGCGAATATTTTCTTAGAGGTTCTGTTTCACGACGTTCGGTTAGATTATCACACGCCAATTATCAGCCAACAAGGAGAAGTCGCTGGACGACTGCAGGTCGAAATTAGTCGCATATCTGGTCACTTTCCTCAGGACCGTATCTGCGAGGCAGCGTCAGAATCGTCGAATGACTCGACCTCGTCAGAACCTGAGGATTATTCCGGATCGAGCTTCATCACTTGTCGCGTGACCATCAAACAAGCAACTGGTTTGCCTCTGTCACTGAGCCATTTTGTATTTTGTCAATATATGTTCTGCGGACATCCAGACCCCATAGTGGTCCCAGCTATCGACAATTCCGAACAATTAACTTCGAATTGCCAGATAGGGCAGAGAGACTCTCTGGTGTTCAAGTTTAATCACACGAAAGATTTTACCGTGCCCATAACGGAGGAGTTTATCGAACACTGTAGCG AAGGGGCCTTAAGCATAGAAGTTTGGGGACACCGAAGTGCCGGATTTTCGCGAAGTAAACCAGGTTGGGAAGTGGAGCAGCAGCTTGCTAAAGCTAGATCTCTGGCTGATCGATGGTCAGAGTTAACGCGGAAGATCGAATTGTGGGTCGAAATTCAGGAACTAAATGAGCAAGGGGAATATTCACCGGTGGATGTGGTTGTGAAACAAGATACATGGACAG GAGGTATTTATCAGTTACGTCAAGGACAGCAACGACGAATACAAGTTCGTGTGAAACCAGTACAAAATTCAGGAACATTGCCCATAATTTGTCAGTCGATATTAAATATAGCAGTTGGTAGCGTGTCTGTAAGGAATCGTCTTCAGATTCCATTGGATAGTTATCAGGACGAAGACTTAAGTATACTAAGGGAAAAGTGGAGCGAAGCTTTAATGAGAAGGAGACAATACTTGGATCAACAGATACAGAAACTCATTAACAAACAAG ATAAAACTGAACAAGATATTGAACGAGAACAAAGCCTCGTGGATCAGTGGGTCAGTCTCACAGAAGAAAGAAACGCAGTGTTAGTCCCTGCAGCAGGCTCAGGTATTCCTGGTGCACCTGCTGACTGGAACCCCCCTCCAGGAATGGAACCACATATACCTGTTCTCTTCCTTGATCTCAATG CCGATGATCTTTCAACACATCAGTCGGGAGAAGAAGTCTCCGTAACCGGATTAAATTCCATCTTACCAAAGGAACATGGCAATAAATTCTACAATTTACCCATAATTCGTCGCATAGAGAAAGATGTGTGCGCTATCGCTGCTTGGGATTCCAGTATACACGACAATATACATCTGAACAAAGTCACAGATG CAAACGAGCgggtttttttaattttgaaaacAACGGTGCGCCTCTCACACCCGGCGCCAATGGACCTTGTGCTGCGTAAACGATTAGCCTTGAACATCTACAAACGGCAAAGTATCACAGACAGAATCTTCAAGAGAATCGTTCGTACCGACTGCTTAACTCAAACTGGAGTCACTTACGAAGTCGTGTCTAATATACCAAAGGCTAGCGAAGAATTGGAAGATCGCGAGAGTTTGGCACAAATAGCTGCAAGTGGCGAAGACAACAGCTTATGTGATGGCGAGACTTACATCG AAAAATATACACGCGGTGTTTCTGCGGTGGAAAGTATCTTAACTTTAGACCGATTACGACAAAGCGTCGCGGTAAAAGAATTACTGCAAGCACAGGGTCAACCACTTATGCGCAAGACAGCAAGCGTACCCAACTTCTCGCAGGTACTACTGCCTCTCCGCCGTCTCGGACGCACT ATCATGAGATCCGATACCTCGATGGACTCTTTGAACGTTACGCGTTCTGAAAGCGTGACTGATCTCAACACAGAGTTGAACGGGCTGCTTCATTCGCGACGTGCATCCACGGGTCACACCAGAAACGATGAGAACTTCGTTTCTGCGCCGGCTAAACCATTCGGAATCG CGAGACCAACCTTCCTGAATTTGAACCTGAATCTCAACTCATTGACACGTCTGCAACAATCCACCTCTGCCAAGT CATCTCCGAATATGGTCGGTGGCAAATTGGGTCTACGAATGACCACTCTGCACGAGGAAACATCGAACACTGGCAACCAGTTGTCGACGCCCGTACACGACGAGGACGAAGAGAAGAGCGACGCTGATTACTCGGAATACGACTCGTACCAG GCACCGGCGAAACCAGTAAAACCGCTAACTTCTTCACGCACACTGGATTCTCTTGTCGAACTTCAATCGACGAAGATCAACACGCCAAGCATGAGCAGCAGCGGCTACGGTTCACAAGCGGTGTCTACGACCAATCTCACGTCCGAGGACTCCATCTCCGTTAAATCTATCAGCGTGGACGAGACACCAGACCTGGAATACAGAAATCTGTTGGATTATAAGAAACCAGAGAGAATGGACAGCTCACTGGTGGAGGAAACGCCGGAGGAATATATGGGTGAAGTGACTAACGCGTTGGGCAACTTAAACGTGATGGAGAACACTTGCGGCGAGG AACATACTAGAAAGAACTTAGACGAGACAGGTGCCTACATGGACGCAGACATCGACAGTCCGGTTTCTTCGACGAAAAGCGATGGCGATGCAAATACCAATGTGTCGCGTACAAGTTCTACTCATCGTCAGAAGAAGGATATACCAAGTCAGGGTTTGAGCAACAGAAGGAAAAGCGACATGGAGATTAGTCAGGCATCGAATTCTGGAGAAGACAGCCCTCTGGAGGGTAGCTCGGTTGTACACACGAAGCTACCACCAGGAAAG GTCGTACGTCGAAGGAAAGCTTCTACTAGCACAGGAAGGCCTACGAGTTCTCAGCACAGGGCTTCATTCCCCATGGTCCGTCCACAAGTTTCAGAGAGCAAAGCAGCAGCACGACTCGAACAATCAATGCAACCTAACATTCCCTATGAGAACGGCGACAACAGCTCCTCTGAACGAATCGATG acGACGTGAGCGACAAGAGTTCAGCTTTTGGATCGAGACACGACTTAAGTAGAGTCGAAACTCCGCTCCCGGATTGGGTTATAGTTGGTGAATCGGTGCTGGTTCGCCCATACAGCTATTCTGGTGTCATAGCGTACGTTGGCCCAACAGAGTTTGCATCCGGGACATGGATAGGAGTTGAACTCGATGCCCCGACAG GTAAAAACGATGGTGCTGTGAATGGCCATAGGTACTTCACGTGTCGACCGAAATGCGGTATCTTCGTTAAAGTGGACAAACTAATTCAGGACAAACGTGGCCGAGCACTTAGAAACTATGTCTCTGTCCCTCAACCTGCACCGATGCGTCGAAGCGTCAGCAGAG GTGAGGGTTTACATTCCTTGCACCGAAGTCGAAGCCGAGGGGAGGGCCTTTCAACGACAGGCACGCGATCTTCTCCACGGGGCAAGTAA